The Oncorhynchus tshawytscha isolate Ot180627B linkage group LG18, Otsh_v2.0, whole genome shotgun sequence genome has a window encoding:
- the LOC112217490 gene encoding heterogeneous nuclear ribonucleoprotein Q isoform X3: MATDQTTDNVNGNSTEEPIDITEVDTTTAEVIHSDHFQTLLDAGLPQKVAEKLDAIYIAGLVSHSDLDERAIEALKEFNEEGALRVLLEFKESDLSHVQNKSAFLCGVMKTYRQREKQGTKVSDSTKGPDEVKIKALLDRTIYTLDVTTGQRKYGGPPPESVYSGAQPTIGTEIFVGKIPRDLFEDELVPLFEKAGPIWDLRLMMDPLSGLNRGYAFVTFCTKEAASEAVNLCNNHEIRPGKHIGVCISVANNRLFVGSIPKSKTKEQIVEEFAKVTEGLNDVILYHQPDDKKKNRGFCFLEYEDHKTAAQARRRLMSGKVKVWGNVVTVEWADPIENPDPEVMAKVKVLFVRNLANSVTEEILEKSFGQFGKLERVKKLKDYAFVHFDERDAAVEALAQMNGKVLEGEHIDIVFAKPPDQKRKERKAQRQAARTNMYDDDYYNYGPPQLPPPTRGGRGRGGYSYPPDYYGYDDYDDYYGYDYPNYHGGYDYDYDYDYYGYDDFQAPARGRGGRGARGASPARGRPGAPRGRGGFSPRGGPGSSRGGVQQRGRGGVRGVRGDHSGNVGGKRKADGYNQPDSKRCQTNNQNWGSQPIAQQPLQGGDHSGNYGYKSDNQEFYQDYFGQQWK; encoded by the exons ATGGCGACCGATCAGACGACTGATAATGTAAATGGGAATAGTACAGAGGAACCAATAGACATAACTGAAGTGGACACAACTACAGCTGAAGTTATCCATTCAGACCATTTCCAGACTTTATTAGATGCTGGTTTACCACAGAAAGTTGCAGAAAAACTAGATGCAATTTACATAGCAG GCTTGGTATCGCACAGTGACCTAGATGAAAGGGCTATTGAAGCATTGAAAGAATTTAACGAAGAAGGTGCTCTACGAGTCCTGCTTGAATTTAAGGAAAGTGATCTGTCGCACGTGCAA AACAAAAGTGCCTTCCTCTGTGGAGTAATGAAGACgtatagacagagggagaagcaAGGAACCAAAGTTTCAGATTCCACGAAAGGACCAGATGAGgtgaaaataaaa GCTCTGCTTGATAGAACCATCTATACACTTGATGTGACAACGGGTCAGCGGAAGTATGGAGGCCCCCCCCCAGAGTCTGTGTATTCAGGTGCTCAACCCACTATTGGAACAGAG ATATTTGTTGGGAAAATTCCTCGAGACTTGTTTGAGGATGAGCTGGTGCCCCTCTTTGAGAAGGCGGGACCTATCTGGGATCTACGTCTAATGATGGACCCCCTGAGTGGCTTGAACAGGGGCTACGCCTTTGTCACCTTCTGCACTAAAGAGGCTGCCTCGGAGGCTGTAAACCTG TGTAATAATCATGAAATACGCCCCGGCAAACACATTGGAGTGTGTATATCTGTTGCCAATAACCGGCTGTTCGTCGGCTCCATCCCCAAGAGTAAAACGAAAGAACAGATTGTGGAGGAGTTTGCTAAAGTCACAG AGGGTCTTAATGATGTCATACTGTACCATCAGCCAGATGACAAAAAGAAGAACAGAGGTTTTTGCTTTTTGGAATACGAGGACCATAAAACTGCTGCTCAGGCCAGACGCAGGCTAATGAGTGGCAAGGTGAAAGTGTGGGGGAACGTGGTTACTGTGGAATGGGCAGACCCCATCGAGAACCCAGATCCAGAGGTTATGGCCAAG GTGAAAGTTTTGTTTGTCCGAAACCTTGCGAACAGTGTTACGGAAGAAATACTTGAAAAATCCTTCGGCCAGTTTGGTAAACTGGAGCGAGTGAAAAAGCTGAAAGATTACGCCTTCGTTCATTTTGATGAGAGGGACGCTGCAGTCGAG GCGTTGGCTCAAATGAATGGCAAAGTTCTGGAAGGAGAGCACATTGACATAGTTTTTGCAAAGCCCCCTGATCAGAAGAGGAAGGAACGCAAAGCTCAGAGACAAGCAGCCAGAACAAACAT GTATGATGATGATTATTACAACTACGGCCCCCCTCAGTTGCCCCCTCCCACAAGAGGCGGCCGGGGTAGGGGAGGTTATTCTTACCCACCCGACTATTATGGCTACGATGATTATGACGATTATTATGGTTATGATTATCCCAACTACCACGGGGGATacgactatgactatgactacgaCTACTACGGCTATGATGACTTTCAGGCTCCCGCTAGAGGAAGAGGTGGCAGAGGTGCACGGGGGGCATCCCCAGCCAGAGGTAGGCCAGGCGCTCCCAGGGGAAGAGGTGGCTTTTCCCCACGTGGTGGTCCAGGATCAAGCAGAGGAGGTGTGCAACAGAGAGGCCGCGGCGGGGTACGTGGTGTGAGGGGTGACCACAGTGGAAATGTAGGAGGAAAGCGCAAAGCTGATGGGTACAATCAGCCAGATTCCAAGCGGTGCCAAACCAATAATCAGAACTGGGGCTCTCAACCCATTGCTCAGCAACCGCTCCAAGGTGGTGATCATTCTGGTAACTATGGTTACAAATCTGACAACCAGGAGTTTTATCAGGATTATTTTGGGCAACAGTGGAAGTAG
- the LOC112217490 gene encoding heterogeneous nuclear ribonucleoprotein Q isoform X4: MTKMATDQTTDNVNGNSTEEPIDITEVDTTTAEVIHSDHFQTLLDAGLPQKVAEKLDAIYIAGLVSHSDLDERAIEALKEFNEEGALRVLLEFKESDLSHVQNKSAFLCGVMKTYRQREKQGTKVSDSTKGPDEALLDRTIYTLDVTTGQRKYGGPPPESVYSGAQPTIGTEIFVGKIPRDLFEDELVPLFEKAGPIWDLRLMMDPLSGLNRGYAFVTFCTKEAASEAVNLCNNHEIRPGKHIGVCISVANNRLFVGSIPKSKTKEQIVEEFAKVTEGLNDVILYHQPDDKKKNRGFCFLEYEDHKTAAQARRRLMSGKVKVWGNVVTVEWADPIENPDPEVMAKVKVLFVRNLANSVTEEILEKSFGQFGKLERVKKLKDYAFVHFDERDAAVEALAQMNGKVLEGEHIDIVFAKPPDQKRKERKAQRQAARTNMYDDDYYNYGPPQLPPPTRGGRGRGGYSYPPDYYGYDDYDDYYGYDYPNYHGGYDYDYDYDYYGYDDFQAPARGRGGRGARGASPARGRPGAPRGRGGFSPRGGPGSSRGGVQQRGRGGVRGVRGDHSGNVGGKRKADGYNQPDSKRCQTNNQNWGSQPIAQQPLQGGDHSGNYGYKSDNQEFYQDYFGQQWK; the protein is encoded by the exons ATGACAAAG ATGGCGACCGATCAGACGACTGATAATGTAAATGGGAATAGTACAGAGGAACCAATAGACATAACTGAAGTGGACACAACTACAGCTGAAGTTATCCATTCAGACCATTTCCAGACTTTATTAGATGCTGGTTTACCACAGAAAGTTGCAGAAAAACTAGATGCAATTTACATAGCAG GCTTGGTATCGCACAGTGACCTAGATGAAAGGGCTATTGAAGCATTGAAAGAATTTAACGAAGAAGGTGCTCTACGAGTCCTGCTTGAATTTAAGGAAAGTGATCTGTCGCACGTGCAA AACAAAAGTGCCTTCCTCTGTGGAGTAATGAAGACgtatagacagagggagaagcaAGGAACCAAAGTTTCAGATTCCACGAAAGGACCAGATGAG GCTCTGCTTGATAGAACCATCTATACACTTGATGTGACAACGGGTCAGCGGAAGTATGGAGGCCCCCCCCCAGAGTCTGTGTATTCAGGTGCTCAACCCACTATTGGAACAGAG ATATTTGTTGGGAAAATTCCTCGAGACTTGTTTGAGGATGAGCTGGTGCCCCTCTTTGAGAAGGCGGGACCTATCTGGGATCTACGTCTAATGATGGACCCCCTGAGTGGCTTGAACAGGGGCTACGCCTTTGTCACCTTCTGCACTAAAGAGGCTGCCTCGGAGGCTGTAAACCTG TGTAATAATCATGAAATACGCCCCGGCAAACACATTGGAGTGTGTATATCTGTTGCCAATAACCGGCTGTTCGTCGGCTCCATCCCCAAGAGTAAAACGAAAGAACAGATTGTGGAGGAGTTTGCTAAAGTCACAG AGGGTCTTAATGATGTCATACTGTACCATCAGCCAGATGACAAAAAGAAGAACAGAGGTTTTTGCTTTTTGGAATACGAGGACCATAAAACTGCTGCTCAGGCCAGACGCAGGCTAATGAGTGGCAAGGTGAAAGTGTGGGGGAACGTGGTTACTGTGGAATGGGCAGACCCCATCGAGAACCCAGATCCAGAGGTTATGGCCAAG GTGAAAGTTTTGTTTGTCCGAAACCTTGCGAACAGTGTTACGGAAGAAATACTTGAAAAATCCTTCGGCCAGTTTGGTAAACTGGAGCGAGTGAAAAAGCTGAAAGATTACGCCTTCGTTCATTTTGATGAGAGGGACGCTGCAGTCGAG GCGTTGGCTCAAATGAATGGCAAAGTTCTGGAAGGAGAGCACATTGACATAGTTTTTGCAAAGCCCCCTGATCAGAAGAGGAAGGAACGCAAAGCTCAGAGACAAGCAGCCAGAACAAACAT GTATGATGATGATTATTACAACTACGGCCCCCCTCAGTTGCCCCCTCCCACAAGAGGCGGCCGGGGTAGGGGAGGTTATTCTTACCCACCCGACTATTATGGCTACGATGATTATGACGATTATTATGGTTATGATTATCCCAACTACCACGGGGGATacgactatgactatgactacgaCTACTACGGCTATGATGACTTTCAGGCTCCCGCTAGAGGAAGAGGTGGCAGAGGTGCACGGGGGGCATCCCCAGCCAGAGGTAGGCCAGGCGCTCCCAGGGGAAGAGGTGGCTTTTCCCCACGTGGTGGTCCAGGATCAAGCAGAGGAGGTGTGCAACAGAGAGGCCGCGGCGGGGTACGTGGTGTGAGGGGTGACCACAGTGGAAATGTAGGAGGAAAGCGCAAAGCTGATGGGTACAATCAGCCAGATTCCAAGCGGTGCCAAACCAATAATCAGAACTGGGGCTCTCAACCCATTGCTCAGCAACCGCTCCAAGGTGGTGATCATTCTGGTAACTATGGTTACAAATCTGACAACCAGGAGTTTTATCAGGATTATTTTGGGCAACAGTGGAAGTAG
- the LOC112217490 gene encoding heterogeneous nuclear ribonucleoprotein Q isoform X2 encodes MMATDQTTDNVNGNSTEEPIDITEVDTTTAEVIHSDHFQTLLDAGLPQKVAEKLDAIYIAGLVSHSDLDERAIEALKEFNEEGALRVLLEFKESDLSHVQNKSAFLCGVMKTYRQREKQGTKVSDSTKGPDEVKIKALLDRTIYTLDVTTGQRKYGGPPPESVYSGAQPTIGTEIFVGKIPRDLFEDELVPLFEKAGPIWDLRLMMDPLSGLNRGYAFVTFCTKEAASEAVNLCNNHEIRPGKHIGVCISVANNRLFVGSIPKSKTKEQIVEEFAKVTEGLNDVILYHQPDDKKKNRGFCFLEYEDHKTAAQARRRLMSGKVKVWGNVVTVEWADPIENPDPEVMAKVKVLFVRNLANSVTEEILEKSFGQFGKLERVKKLKDYAFVHFDERDAAVEALAQMNGKVLEGEHIDIVFAKPPDQKRKERKAQRQAARTNMYDDDYYNYGPPQLPPPTRGGRGRGGYSYPPDYYGYDDYDDYYGYDYPNYHGGYDYDYDYDYYGYDDFQAPARGRGGRGARGASPARGRPGAPRGRGGFSPRGGPGSSRGGVQQRGRGGVRGVRGDHSGNVGGKRKADGYNQPDSKRCQTNNQNWGSQPIAQQPLQGGDHSGNYGYKSDNQEFYQDYFGQQWK; translated from the exons ATG ATGGCGACCGATCAGACGACTGATAATGTAAATGGGAATAGTACAGAGGAACCAATAGACATAACTGAAGTGGACACAACTACAGCTGAAGTTATCCATTCAGACCATTTCCAGACTTTATTAGATGCTGGTTTACCACAGAAAGTTGCAGAAAAACTAGATGCAATTTACATAGCAG GCTTGGTATCGCACAGTGACCTAGATGAAAGGGCTATTGAAGCATTGAAAGAATTTAACGAAGAAGGTGCTCTACGAGTCCTGCTTGAATTTAAGGAAAGTGATCTGTCGCACGTGCAA AACAAAAGTGCCTTCCTCTGTGGAGTAATGAAGACgtatagacagagggagaagcaAGGAACCAAAGTTTCAGATTCCACGAAAGGACCAGATGAGgtgaaaataaaa GCTCTGCTTGATAGAACCATCTATACACTTGATGTGACAACGGGTCAGCGGAAGTATGGAGGCCCCCCCCCAGAGTCTGTGTATTCAGGTGCTCAACCCACTATTGGAACAGAG ATATTTGTTGGGAAAATTCCTCGAGACTTGTTTGAGGATGAGCTGGTGCCCCTCTTTGAGAAGGCGGGACCTATCTGGGATCTACGTCTAATGATGGACCCCCTGAGTGGCTTGAACAGGGGCTACGCCTTTGTCACCTTCTGCACTAAAGAGGCTGCCTCGGAGGCTGTAAACCTG TGTAATAATCATGAAATACGCCCCGGCAAACACATTGGAGTGTGTATATCTGTTGCCAATAACCGGCTGTTCGTCGGCTCCATCCCCAAGAGTAAAACGAAAGAACAGATTGTGGAGGAGTTTGCTAAAGTCACAG AGGGTCTTAATGATGTCATACTGTACCATCAGCCAGATGACAAAAAGAAGAACAGAGGTTTTTGCTTTTTGGAATACGAGGACCATAAAACTGCTGCTCAGGCCAGACGCAGGCTAATGAGTGGCAAGGTGAAAGTGTGGGGGAACGTGGTTACTGTGGAATGGGCAGACCCCATCGAGAACCCAGATCCAGAGGTTATGGCCAAG GTGAAAGTTTTGTTTGTCCGAAACCTTGCGAACAGTGTTACGGAAGAAATACTTGAAAAATCCTTCGGCCAGTTTGGTAAACTGGAGCGAGTGAAAAAGCTGAAAGATTACGCCTTCGTTCATTTTGATGAGAGGGACGCTGCAGTCGAG GCGTTGGCTCAAATGAATGGCAAAGTTCTGGAAGGAGAGCACATTGACATAGTTTTTGCAAAGCCCCCTGATCAGAAGAGGAAGGAACGCAAAGCTCAGAGACAAGCAGCCAGAACAAACAT GTATGATGATGATTATTACAACTACGGCCCCCCTCAGTTGCCCCCTCCCACAAGAGGCGGCCGGGGTAGGGGAGGTTATTCTTACCCACCCGACTATTATGGCTACGATGATTATGACGATTATTATGGTTATGATTATCCCAACTACCACGGGGGATacgactatgactatgactacgaCTACTACGGCTATGATGACTTTCAGGCTCCCGCTAGAGGAAGAGGTGGCAGAGGTGCACGGGGGGCATCCCCAGCCAGAGGTAGGCCAGGCGCTCCCAGGGGAAGAGGTGGCTTTTCCCCACGTGGTGGTCCAGGATCAAGCAGAGGAGGTGTGCAACAGAGAGGCCGCGGCGGGGTACGTGGTGTGAGGGGTGACCACAGTGGAAATGTAGGAGGAAAGCGCAAAGCTGATGGGTACAATCAGCCAGATTCCAAGCGGTGCCAAACCAATAATCAGAACTGGGGCTCTCAACCCATTGCTCAGCAACCGCTCCAAGGTGGTGATCATTCTGGTAACTATGGTTACAAATCTGACAACCAGGAGTTTTATCAGGATTATTTTGGGCAACAGTGGAAGTAG
- the LOC112217490 gene encoding heterogeneous nuclear ribonucleoprotein Q isoform X5, protein MTKMATDQTTDNVNGNSTEEPIDITEVDTTTAEVIHSDHFQTLLDAGLPQKVAEKLDAIYIAGLVSHSDLDERAIEALKEFNEEGALRVLLEFKESDLSHVQNKSAFLCGVMKTYRQREKQGTKVSDSTKGPDEVKIKALLDRTIYTLDVTTGQRKYGGPPPESVYSGAQPTIGTEIFVGKIPRDLFEDELVPLFEKAGPIWDLRLMMDPLSGLNRGYAFVTFCTKEAASEAVNLCNNHEIRPGKHIGVCISVANNRLFVGSIPKSKTKEQIVEEFAKVTEGLNDVILYHQPDDKKKNRGFCFLEYEDHKTAAQARRRLMSGKVKVWGNVVTVEWADPIENPDPEVMAKVKVLFVRNLANSVTEEILEKSFGQFGKLERVKKLKDYAFVHFDERDAAVEALAQMNGKVLEGEHIDIVFAKPPDQKRKERKAQRQAARTNMYDDDYYNYGPPQLPPPTRGGRGRGGYSYPPDYYGYDDYDDYYGYDYPNYHGGYDYDYDYDYYGYDDFQAPARGRGGRGARGASPARGRPGAPRGRGGFSPRGGPGSSRGGVQQRGRGGQGKVVEAGPDLSL, encoded by the exons ATGACAAAG ATGGCGACCGATCAGACGACTGATAATGTAAATGGGAATAGTACAGAGGAACCAATAGACATAACTGAAGTGGACACAACTACAGCTGAAGTTATCCATTCAGACCATTTCCAGACTTTATTAGATGCTGGTTTACCACAGAAAGTTGCAGAAAAACTAGATGCAATTTACATAGCAG GCTTGGTATCGCACAGTGACCTAGATGAAAGGGCTATTGAAGCATTGAAAGAATTTAACGAAGAAGGTGCTCTACGAGTCCTGCTTGAATTTAAGGAAAGTGATCTGTCGCACGTGCAA AACAAAAGTGCCTTCCTCTGTGGAGTAATGAAGACgtatagacagagggagaagcaAGGAACCAAAGTTTCAGATTCCACGAAAGGACCAGATGAGgtgaaaataaaa GCTCTGCTTGATAGAACCATCTATACACTTGATGTGACAACGGGTCAGCGGAAGTATGGAGGCCCCCCCCCAGAGTCTGTGTATTCAGGTGCTCAACCCACTATTGGAACAGAG ATATTTGTTGGGAAAATTCCTCGAGACTTGTTTGAGGATGAGCTGGTGCCCCTCTTTGAGAAGGCGGGACCTATCTGGGATCTACGTCTAATGATGGACCCCCTGAGTGGCTTGAACAGGGGCTACGCCTTTGTCACCTTCTGCACTAAAGAGGCTGCCTCGGAGGCTGTAAACCTG TGTAATAATCATGAAATACGCCCCGGCAAACACATTGGAGTGTGTATATCTGTTGCCAATAACCGGCTGTTCGTCGGCTCCATCCCCAAGAGTAAAACGAAAGAACAGATTGTGGAGGAGTTTGCTAAAGTCACAG AGGGTCTTAATGATGTCATACTGTACCATCAGCCAGATGACAAAAAGAAGAACAGAGGTTTTTGCTTTTTGGAATACGAGGACCATAAAACTGCTGCTCAGGCCAGACGCAGGCTAATGAGTGGCAAGGTGAAAGTGTGGGGGAACGTGGTTACTGTGGAATGGGCAGACCCCATCGAGAACCCAGATCCAGAGGTTATGGCCAAG GTGAAAGTTTTGTTTGTCCGAAACCTTGCGAACAGTGTTACGGAAGAAATACTTGAAAAATCCTTCGGCCAGTTTGGTAAACTGGAGCGAGTGAAAAAGCTGAAAGATTACGCCTTCGTTCATTTTGATGAGAGGGACGCTGCAGTCGAG GCGTTGGCTCAAATGAATGGCAAAGTTCTGGAAGGAGAGCACATTGACATAGTTTTTGCAAAGCCCCCTGATCAGAAGAGGAAGGAACGCAAAGCTCAGAGACAAGCAGCCAGAACAAACAT GTATGATGATGATTATTACAACTACGGCCCCCCTCAGTTGCCCCCTCCCACAAGAGGCGGCCGGGGTAGGGGAGGTTATTCTTACCCACCCGACTATTATGGCTACGATGATTATGACGATTATTATGGTTATGATTATCCCAACTACCACGGGGGATacgactatgactatgactacgaCTACTACGGCTATGATGACTTTCAGGCTCCCGCTAGAGGAAGAGGTGGCAGAGGTGCACGGGGGGCATCCCCAGCCAGAGGTAGGCCAGGCGCTCCCAGGGGAAGAGGTGGCTTTTCCCCACGTGGTGGTCCAGGATCAAGCAGAGGAGGTGTGCAACAGAGAGGCCGCGGCGGG CAGGGAAAAGTGGTCGAGGCCGGTCCTGACCTGTCACTATGA
- the LOC112217490 gene encoding heterogeneous nuclear ribonucleoprotein Q isoform X6: MTKMATDQTTDNVNGNSTEEPIDITEVDTTTAEVIHSDHFQTLLDAGLPQKVAEKLDAIYIAGLVSHSDLDERAIEALKEFNEEGALRVLLEFKESDLSHVQNKSAFLCGVMKTYRQREKQGTKVSDSTKGPDEVKIKALLDRTIYTLDVTTGQRKYGGPPPESVYSGAQPTIGTEIFVGKIPRDLFEDELVPLFEKAGPIWDLRLMMDPLSGLNRGYAFVTFCTKEAASEAVNLCNNHEIRPGKHIGVCISVANNRLFVGSIPKSKTKEQIVEEFAKVTEGLNDVILYHQPDDKKKNRGFCFLEYEDHKTAAQARRRLMSGKVKVWGNVVTVEWADPIENPDPEVMAKVKVLFVRNLANSVTEEILEKSFGQFGKLERVKKLKDYAFVHFDERDAAVEALAQMNGKVLEGEHIDIVFAKPPDQKRKERKAQRQAARTNMYDDDYYNYGPPQLPPPTRGGRGRGGYSYPPDYYGYDDYDDYYGYDYPNYHGGYDYDYDYDYYGYDDFQAPARGRGGRGARGASPARGRPGAPRGRGGFSPRGGPGSSRGGVQQRGRGGGKVVEAGPDLSL, from the exons ATGACAAAG ATGGCGACCGATCAGACGACTGATAATGTAAATGGGAATAGTACAGAGGAACCAATAGACATAACTGAAGTGGACACAACTACAGCTGAAGTTATCCATTCAGACCATTTCCAGACTTTATTAGATGCTGGTTTACCACAGAAAGTTGCAGAAAAACTAGATGCAATTTACATAGCAG GCTTGGTATCGCACAGTGACCTAGATGAAAGGGCTATTGAAGCATTGAAAGAATTTAACGAAGAAGGTGCTCTACGAGTCCTGCTTGAATTTAAGGAAAGTGATCTGTCGCACGTGCAA AACAAAAGTGCCTTCCTCTGTGGAGTAATGAAGACgtatagacagagggagaagcaAGGAACCAAAGTTTCAGATTCCACGAAAGGACCAGATGAGgtgaaaataaaa GCTCTGCTTGATAGAACCATCTATACACTTGATGTGACAACGGGTCAGCGGAAGTATGGAGGCCCCCCCCCAGAGTCTGTGTATTCAGGTGCTCAACCCACTATTGGAACAGAG ATATTTGTTGGGAAAATTCCTCGAGACTTGTTTGAGGATGAGCTGGTGCCCCTCTTTGAGAAGGCGGGACCTATCTGGGATCTACGTCTAATGATGGACCCCCTGAGTGGCTTGAACAGGGGCTACGCCTTTGTCACCTTCTGCACTAAAGAGGCTGCCTCGGAGGCTGTAAACCTG TGTAATAATCATGAAATACGCCCCGGCAAACACATTGGAGTGTGTATATCTGTTGCCAATAACCGGCTGTTCGTCGGCTCCATCCCCAAGAGTAAAACGAAAGAACAGATTGTGGAGGAGTTTGCTAAAGTCACAG AGGGTCTTAATGATGTCATACTGTACCATCAGCCAGATGACAAAAAGAAGAACAGAGGTTTTTGCTTTTTGGAATACGAGGACCATAAAACTGCTGCTCAGGCCAGACGCAGGCTAATGAGTGGCAAGGTGAAAGTGTGGGGGAACGTGGTTACTGTGGAATGGGCAGACCCCATCGAGAACCCAGATCCAGAGGTTATGGCCAAG GTGAAAGTTTTGTTTGTCCGAAACCTTGCGAACAGTGTTACGGAAGAAATACTTGAAAAATCCTTCGGCCAGTTTGGTAAACTGGAGCGAGTGAAAAAGCTGAAAGATTACGCCTTCGTTCATTTTGATGAGAGGGACGCTGCAGTCGAG GCGTTGGCTCAAATGAATGGCAAAGTTCTGGAAGGAGAGCACATTGACATAGTTTTTGCAAAGCCCCCTGATCAGAAGAGGAAGGAACGCAAAGCTCAGAGACAAGCAGCCAGAACAAACAT GTATGATGATGATTATTACAACTACGGCCCCCCTCAGTTGCCCCCTCCCACAAGAGGCGGCCGGGGTAGGGGAGGTTATTCTTACCCACCCGACTATTATGGCTACGATGATTATGACGATTATTATGGTTATGATTATCCCAACTACCACGGGGGATacgactatgactatgactacgaCTACTACGGCTATGATGACTTTCAGGCTCCCGCTAGAGGAAGAGGTGGCAGAGGTGCACGGGGGGCATCCCCAGCCAGAGGTAGGCCAGGCGCTCCCAGGGGAAGAGGTGGCTTTTCCCCACGTGGTGGTCCAGGATCAAGCAGAGGAGGTGTGCAACAGAGAGGCCGCGGCGGG GGAAAAGTGGTCGAGGCCGGTCCTGACCTGTCACTATGA